The Primulina tabacum isolate GXHZ01 chromosome 1, ASM2559414v2, whole genome shotgun sequence genome contains the following window.
aaatattgactTATAAATGTATATAACTAAATAAATTTTGCGTTTAAAAAATGTAATATTGtgttcaaatattttttataatatttaaaataataattttgaaaaaattgacTTATAAATCTATATAAATAAAGAAACATTTGAgcataaatttaagaaaataaaaagaaaaaatatcaaCCAATTACCTGGTTGATGAAATGTTACTATTTTCAAATTGATAAAAGATGAAATGAAGAATTTGAGAAAGTGGAAATTGATGGTGTGAATAATACAATCGCTTTAatgtgtcttttttttttttttttccttttttgaaTTTTACGTAATCGAAAGATTAATTTGCTAAATTTACTTGATTTGAGGCAAGTTTTACTTTGTATATTTTATGTCTGAAAAAGTAACATTGTAATtcgtaataaaaaaaatagtataAAATTATGGTGgttaatatatgatattgcaTTTTCTAAAGTGAATGACAtgttatgttaaattatgaatcaTAGTGAAATAGAATTGTAAGATCTATGTTGCTTTGAAGGAGTTTTGCAAAGGCGGGAAGGGGAAGGCACAAGAAGTGGCGGAGAATTTGGAAATTGTGAGTGAGATGATTTATTGAGAGATATTAAGTGTGGAGGGATATCGTACGgatataaaaagaaaattttggcgAAAAATTACCATAACACAAAAAACAGTCTGTATATGTtgattatatttaataaaatagtaaaagATTTATTATATTAGTTGAtaggaaaaatgatattttaagaatattaatGTATAGTTTGGTACCCTGGATAAGAgagagattgataaataatcctctTTATCCCACGTTTGGTACTTTTTTAGAAAGCCCcgtaataaataattttatacaaAGATAAAATATCTCTTTTTTATgagatgtgataattttaatttaataataaaaacaccacaaataacttaattgccctcaatatataaaaatctaaaatatttcatatatattaatgactcaattatcatattatataatatataaaattaggtaaaaataaataaatcatgcaaccaCTGTCAGCGCATGAACAAACAAGAAAtgtgaactcaagcaacaactttgaaattataaaatttattatgataaagttaattttgtcattacaatttaatatataaatttaatcacttttattaaaatcataccaaacattaaatataatatcatacatcttatttatcattaacttatccttatattatatattacgTGTTTATCATATCATGTataccaaactatgccttaatttatcataattttcaacaaagaatattattttaaaaaatacatactagaatacaaaaaattttgtaaaatgattttatgagtcaaattttgtgagacgagatAAGTAAATAATAGTAATGATAATACATGGAATGACAGCTAATTCCATTCGCTCACGTAAGAAGGGAGAGCAGAAGAGCATGTTTAATCTAACATGAATGGCACTCATTGAATCACGTCATAATCGGCCCTCACTATACTATTTATTAATGTCTCCCCCATTCACCATTTCCACACACCCCCACTGTGTTATACACCCCGAAGCCATCATATATCTATCTTCAACACACAACAATGTCGTGGCAGACTTACGTTGATGATCACTTGATGTGCGATGTGGACGGTGTCCATCTCACCGCCGCCGCTATCATCGGCCAAGACGGCAACGTTTGGGCTCAGAGCTCTGTCTTCCCCCAGGTTAACGCTATTTCATTCATGCACAACgtcttcttgtttttttttttttttttttttttttttgtgattgaGTTTGATCTGTTTTCTGGATCATGTGTTTTGCGGGCTTATCTTGAtttatatcttttttttttaattttaattattattattatctaaaGCGGTTTTAATTTGTTCATGTGAAAGTATATATTtggttttgaatttattataagaTCACGTTGTTATAACCTTGCTGATGTGCTATTCTTAGGCATTTTATACCGATTCAAGTTTTGTTCCAATTTGAGTAATCATATTGAAATCTCTTTTATGATGAAAATGGGATTACAGACGTATCCATTTCTTTCTATGGAGTTCTTGGTAAAGTGCGAATATAGAAGGCTCTTGATGGAATTAGTTGATGCCACCAATTTCTTGAGATTTCAAATAGTTTGTTGTGATTCGATCGGTATCATGACCTATGGAAATTGTGATGTTTATTTTCATCACGAATCAAGTTTCACGTTCGCTAGCTTGTTTGCATACTTGAAGTCTATTATTATAGACGTACTCGATTGTATTAGCTAGCAGCGAGACTCACGAGCATTATACTGCATGTGATGCTTTGCTGACATATTCATGACTATCTGAGCTTAGTTCAAGCCTGAGGAGATCGCTAATATCATAAAAGATTTCGATGAGCCTGGATCTCTTGCTCCCACCGGACTATATCTAGGAGGCACCAAGTATATGGTAATTCAAGGCGAGCCTGGAGCTGTAATCCGTGGAAAGAAGGTAACTTTTTAACTTTGTTACTCTTTTAAAACGAGCATGTATACAttgcatttcttgataaagcccGTAAGTATCTAAAGCAGCTAGTCGTGCTGCTAATCAAAGCATCTCATTGCTTGTGGAGAGCTATTACAAGTATCAATCAGTGGACAGAATGGATCCCCATAATTTATAGTACATTTTCCTTTTATTATTCTTTACAATTAACATCAAAGGCCCCATGTGCTTTCGGCCTTAATTTCTTTATTTGGTCCTAATAATGAACGAACGTTCCCTTTCTAATTAGCTGGCTCGTTGTACTGTAATGGAGTTGAATTCCATCTTTAGTTCCTAATCAATAGAGGTGGCCGGTACTTTTTATAGTGGATGCTAGCTTTTGCTTTGCTTTTCTTTTGGTTAGTTTGATCGTGCCTAGAGATAATCATcccacaaaaaaaaaagaacttaaatttcGTGCATTTTATCTTGGTCTATGCAGGGAGCAGGTGGTATAACTGTGAAGAAAACCGGGCAAGCTCTCATTTTCGGTGTCTACGAGGAACCAATGACTCCTGGACAATGTAATATGGTTGTGGAGAAGATGGGAGACTACCTCATCGATCAGGGCCTGTAGGCTGTCGATTCATGAGCATATATCCTTGTTACCATGATGATTATATTTCTCGAGTTCCTTAAGATTGCATTTTCAACCCTTGCATTTGATTTTTGAAGATTATGTttgaaaggaaaaagaaaaagaagctAAGCTATTAAGGTGATTTGAATGTATTGTAGAATAATAAATAGCTAGCTAGTTGTTTGTTGTTTGATGCAAGTTCTGGTGTGAGATTGAGTATTTCTCGTGATTTTTCTCGTTTCTTGCATGATAAATGAATCAAGTTTCATTTGCTACATTTTCGGATATgacaaaacttgtgtgagacgctctcaccggtcgtattttgtgagacaaatctcttatttgggtcatccatgaaaaaattattaatttttatgctaagaaaattattttttattgttaatatcggcagagttgacccgtctcacagataaatattcgtgagaccatctcacaagagacctactctttgaATATTTGCATAGATGTGATATCCAACTCGGGTCTAATCCCAGAGGAATGCAAATACTCCGTGTGGGGATTGCATCCCTTCTCGAAGTATCGCAGACAATAACTGTAACGTTTACtcgtttttaaaattctactggacatttttattttattttttaaataaaagctcgcattttcgaaataacatttaaattaatcgtaattatcttaccgtaaaaatagtgcagtttaaattaaccaaactcattcaaaatcatacgtaaacataaacgagtaaaaatcttaaattcatcaacgtatgaaaatattcatctcctctcaatctcataaatcgtaatgcggaaaacatgtggtcatcgggtcgtgtcaccccaccaagtctgcctactcagagttcggcacctccagtctacTCAGCATTTATcccacctgcatcacacacgcctagtgagtctaaagactcaacacgcctgtaccaggaataacaagtacatatacatagcacataacagtgaaaaatatcatactcaacatatctttcatgaacttaaaagcgtgttgtgtaaaatcatatgcCAACATACCTATaatgaactttaaaacatgaacataaacgtatcatgtaaaatcatgacgtgtcaaaacagttcatcgttaatcatcattcatcattcatcgtttatcatttatcgttcatcattcatcattcatcattcatcgttcatcatctatcattcatcctttatcgttcataatttatcatttctgaattcagttcattagaggtgattatcgtacatcatcatttacgatggatccatcatacatagaaccgcggtatccggcggctgtcggacatcagtgacaggatcacccatccactgtgcctaggcctcatcatcagcatttacatatacgtctttaccatttacatatacttcgatagccacaactaattcccgtcattcaaaacattatcattttcatcacttataaaattcatgtataaatgcaatttcctttaaattcaagcatgcaacgtatatttttataaaatcttaaaaatcgtgaatcatgatgtgtgaacatttaaaatatcatgaatttgtgctcagggtgctgccaggaccaaaacctcaccccgggtgcaaaaggACCA
Protein-coding sequences here:
- the LOC142546379 gene encoding profilin-4, with product MSWQTYVDDHLMCDVDGVHLTAAAIIGQDGNVWAQSSVFPQFKPEEIANIIKDFDEPGSLAPTGLYLGGTKYMVIQGEPGAVIRGKKGAGGITVKKTGQALIFGVYEEPMTPGQCNMVVEKMGDYLIDQGL